The sequence below is a genomic window from Armatimonadota bacterium.
ATGATGCTATTGCGCCTCCTAGAAGAGGAAAAGCCCGATATCGTTATAGTATCTTTCGATGCCCCTGAAAAAACTTTTCGGCATGAAGAATACGTAGAATACAAAGCCCATCGAAAGCGGGCCCCCGATGAACTTCGTTCCCAGGGGCCTATTGCTCGCGAGATGATTGAAGCCTTCAATATTCCTATTCTTGAGGTTCCAGGCTATGAAGCTGACGATGTTGTTGGCACAGTTGCTAGAAAAGCCGAGTCAGAAGGCTATGACGTAATCATTGTTACAGGTGACCTAGATGCTCTGCAACTTGTGGACAGCAAAGTTAAAGTAATGACTACCGTAAGGGGTGTTACTGAGACTGTCATCTACGATGAGAAGTCTGTTGAGGCTCGCTATAGCCTTAAGCCTAAGCAACTTATTGATTATAAAGCTCTTAAAGGTGATCCTTCGGACAATATTCCGGGCGTGCCGGGCATCGGCGATAAAACAGCTGTAAAGCTTATTAAAGAATTCGGTAGCCTAGAGAACATCCTTGCGCATATTGATGATATACAAGAAGCGCGGCTACGTGAGCAAATACGAAATTCGATTGACCAAGCGTTGCTCTCAAAGCGATTGGCAACCATTAAGACTGATGTCCCCATTAACATTAACCTTGAGCAATGTAGGCTTCGAAAGCCAAACCTGCCAAAGCTTCGAGAGCTTTTCAAGCGTTTGGAATTTCGTTCGTTGTTGAAGCGGCTACCCGAGGATAATGCCCAGCCTGTTCTTGAATTTGAGTCGGACGCCAAAGTAGAGGAATTGTCTGAATACAAACTCGTTTGCAATAGACCCTCTTTAGAAGCATTATTGGTACAAATTGAAAAAGCCGGGGGTTTTGCTTTTAGGATTCATGGAACAGCCGCACACCCAATTAATGCAGATGCGCTGGGTGTCGGGGTTTCTGTTGCCCCTGGTAAAGCGTATTATGTGCGCTTTGGCGAGAATAGCGGGCTGAGTCTCCTGGATTTCAGGAAGTTATTGGAGTCAGAGAAAATAAAAAAATTCGGCCATAACCTCAAGTACGAATATGAAATAGCGCGAAAAGTTGGCATCGACATACAAGGTCTTGAGTTTGATACCATGCTTGCCGCATACCTAATAAACAGCTCACGGAATGTTCAGAAGTTGTCAGACGTCGTATTTGATTATCTATCAAGTGAATTCCCAGGCAAAGAGGGGACACAAGAAACTGAGCAAGAGCGGCTATTTGCGGCAGAGGCAGATGCGGCTATGCGTCTGGTCAGTATTCTCACGGATCACTTGGTGAAAGATAACATCGAGCTATTGATGTATAACATCGAAATGCCACTGGTGCCCATACTTGGGGATATGGAATTGACGGGCGTTGCCGTAGATAGTGCTTGGCTGGGGATTTTATCTGAAAAGTTAAGTGAACGGATTAATAACCTTCAAAAAGAAATATACACGCTTGCTGGGATGGAGTTCAACATTGGTTCTCCCAAGCAGCTTTCGTTTGTGCTTTTCGACAAGCTGGGCTTACCGGCAGAGAAAAAGACAAAGACCGGTTTTTCGACAGATGCTGATACTCTTGTGGCCCTGGCACCAGCGCACGAAATCGTAGAGAAAATTCTAGAGTACCGAGAACTTACAAAGCTAAAGTCAACTTATGCAGATACCCTTCCCAAGCTAATCAATCCCAAGACGGGTCGGATACACACTACACTCAATCAAGCTGTCACTACGACGGGACGGCTGTCTAGCAGCGAGCCAAATCTGCAGAACATTCCCATTAAGACAGAGACAGGAAGGGAAATTAGACGAGCGTTTATCGCAGCTCCTGGCAATTTGCTTGTTTCGGTAGACTATTCACAAATCGAACTCCGCATCTTGGCGCATGTAAGCCGCGATGCTGAGCTACTGCGTGCTTTCAGGGAAGGTGAGGACATTCATACAACTACCGCTACTAGGTTGTTTGGCGTTTCAGCAGATGAAGTGACGCCAGAAATGCGGCGTCAGGCTAAAACCGTAAACTTTGCGGTTATTTATGGTATGAGCGATTACGGTCTTTCAAGGGAGCTGAATATTCCGACTGGGGTGGCAAAGAAATATATCGAAAGCTACTTCCAGCAATATCCCGGAGTGCGGAAGTACGCAAGCGAAACTCTTGAAAAAGCTCGAATAAATGGCTACGTAGAAAGCTTGATGGGGCGACGTAGGTATCTTCCGGAATTGAACAGCGCTAATAGGGTCTACAGGGAGTTTGCCGAACGTGCAGCGGTAAATATGCCGATTCAGGGGACAGCTGCGGATATTATTAAGCTGGCGATGATTGCAGTGAACGAGCGACTCAAGAAAAGCAACTTAACAGCAAATATGGTGCTTCAAGTCCACGACGAACTAGTCTTTGAAGTTCCTGAAAATGAGGTCGACGAACTCCTAAATTTGGTACTCCCGGCAATGCGGGATGTATATCCTTTGGATGTTCAGCTTGAAGTGGAAGCAAAAGTAGGAAAGGATTGGTGTACGGCTCAACCAGTATCTGTCGAGGAGCATATTGGTGCCTGAGTTATTGCCCATGCGGTATTGGCATGTATCTAAGTTATGTGTTATAATACTGAGCAACGACATGCGGAAGCGGTCCTAAAGTAGCATGAACAAGCTGGACCTGCCGGGACAATTAAG
It includes:
- the polA gene encoding DNA polymerase I, translating into MSKGKVILIDGNSLLYRAFFALPHFSTLENQPTNAIYGLAMMLLRLLEEEKPDIVIVSFDAPEKTFRHEEYVEYKAHRKRAPDELRSQGPIAREMIEAFNIPILEVPGYEADDVVGTVARKAESEGYDVIIVTGDLDALQLVDSKVKVMTTVRGVTETVIYDEKSVEARYSLKPKQLIDYKALKGDPSDNIPGVPGIGDKTAVKLIKEFGSLENILAHIDDIQEARLREQIRNSIDQALLSKRLATIKTDVPININLEQCRLRKPNLPKLRELFKRLEFRSLLKRLPEDNAQPVLEFESDAKVEELSEYKLVCNRPSLEALLVQIEKAGGFAFRIHGTAAHPINADALGVGVSVAPGKAYYVRFGENSGLSLLDFRKLLESEKIKKFGHNLKYEYEIARKVGIDIQGLEFDTMLAAYLINSSRNVQKLSDVVFDYLSSEFPGKEGTQETEQERLFAAEADAAMRLVSILTDHLVKDNIELLMYNIEMPLVPILGDMELTGVAVDSAWLGILSEKLSERINNLQKEIYTLAGMEFNIGSPKQLSFVLFDKLGLPAEKKTKTGFSTDADTLVALAPAHEIVEKILEYRELTKLKSTYADTLPKLINPKTGRIHTTLNQAVTTTGRLSSSEPNLQNIPIKTETGREIRRAFIAAPGNLLVSVDYSQIELRILAHVSRDAELLRAFREGEDIHTTTATRLFGVSADEVTPEMRRQAKTVNFAVIYGMSDYGLSRELNIPTGVAKKYIESYFQQYPGVRKYASETLEKARINGYVESLMGRRRYLPELNSANRVYREFAERAAVNMPIQGTAADIIKLAMIAVNERLKKSNLTANMVLQVHDELVFEVPENEVDELLNLVLPAMRDVYPLDVQLEVEAKVGKDWCTAQPVSVEEHIGA